A stretch of Megalobrama amblycephala isolate DHTTF-2021 linkage group LG14, ASM1881202v1, whole genome shotgun sequence DNA encodes these proteins:
- the b2m gene encoding beta-2-microglobulin, whose translation MRALISFALFCVLYLTVQGKVSSPKIQVYSHYPGEYGKQNTLICYVSGFHPPDISIELLKNGQPIPNTQQTDLAFEKGWQFHLTKSVSFTPEKSDEYSCSVRHMSTTKKIVWESNM comes from the exons ATGCGAGCACTCATCTCTTTTGCCCTATTTTGTGTGCTGTACCTGACTGTACAAGGGAAAGTCT CCAGTCCCAAGATTCAGGTGTACAGCCATTATCCAGGAGAGTATGGAAAACAGAACACCCTAATCTGTTATGTGAGTGGCTTCCACCCTCCTGATATCTCCATTGAACTGCTGAAGAATGGACAGCCTATCCCTAACACCCAGCAGACTGACCTGGCCTTCGAAAAGGGCTGGCAGTTTCACCTCACCAAGAGCGTCTCCTTCACACCAGAGAAATCAGACGAGTACTCCTGCAGTGTTCGACACATGAGCACTACCAAGAAAATTGTTTGGG AGTCCAACATGTAA